Proteins found in one Brachyspira murdochii DSM 12563 genomic segment:
- a CDS encoding M20 metallopeptidase family protein produces the protein MDCKKLNDIIISMRRDLHKIPEVGTELPKTKNYVINKLKELGLSYKESSIDSGLVCDIGNDNGKNIAAIRADMDALPIEEETGFDYASKNGNMHACGHDAHTACLLGAAYYLSENKSRIKGTVRLVFQAAEELAVGAHNMLNSGLLDGVNAIVGTHIGTLAANVPSGEFVLKEGALMASNDRIFIKVIGKGSHGAYPHLSVDPILTASQIIQAIYNIKSREILATDPIIISICMVHAGSQYNVIPSEVNIEGTFRTFSEDTRVFITERIKEVVHSIASANRAEAEVIIKRRGAPVINNADIYKELDEVCSSLNFKKASHYELSMAGEDFADYLEKIKGAFILFSTATEKNIAHHNRKFEIDESKLYQPSVLMSEWAIKHLELNNY, from the coding sequence ATGGATTGCAAAAAGTTAAATGATATTATTATTTCTATGAGAAGAGATTTGCATAAAATACCAGAAGTGGGTACAGAACTTCCAAAAACAAAAAACTATGTTATAAATAAATTAAAAGAATTGGGACTATCTTATAAAGAGTCTTCAATTGATAGCGGACTTGTATGCGATATAGGAAATGATAATGGTAAAAATATAGCAGCAATTAGAGCAGATATGGACGCTTTACCTATAGAAGAGGAAACAGGATTTGATTATGCTTCTAAAAATGGGAATATGCATGCATGCGGACATGATGCTCATACAGCCTGTTTACTTGGGGCTGCTTATTATTTAAGTGAAAATAAATCAAGAATAAAAGGTACTGTAAGATTAGTTTTTCAGGCAGCGGAAGAATTAGCAGTAGGTGCTCATAATATGCTTAATTCTGGTTTGCTTGATGGAGTTAATGCTATAGTGGGTACTCATATAGGTACTTTGGCTGCTAATGTTCCTAGCGGGGAGTTTGTATTAAAAGAAGGTGCTTTAATGGCTTCTAATGACAGAATATTTATAAAGGTTATAGGTAAAGGTTCTCATGGTGCTTATCCTCATCTTTCTGTTGATCCTATATTAACAGCAAGTCAGATAATACAGGCAATCTATAATATTAAAAGTAGAGAGATACTTGCAACAGATCCTATAATAATTTCTATATGTATGGTTCATGCTGGAAGTCAGTATAATGTAATACCATCTGAAGTTAATATCGAAGGAACTTTTAGAACATTCAGTGAAGATACTAGAGTTTTTATAACTGAGAGAATAAAAGAAGTAGTTCATTCTATTGCTAGTGCCAATAGGGCAGAAGCTGAAGTTATAATAAAAAGGCGTGGTGCTCCTGTTATCAATAATGCTGATATATACAAAGAGCTTGATGAAGTATGCAGCAGTCTTAACTTTAAAAAGGCTTCTCATTATGAGCTTTCTATGGCAGGTGAGGATTTCGCTGATTATTTAGAGAAAATTAAAGGAGCTTTTATATTATTTTCTACAGCCACAGAAAAAAATATAGCTCATCATAACAGAAAATTTGAAATAGATGAATCAAAATTATATCAGCCTTCTGTACTTATGAGTGAATGGGCTATTAAACATTTGGAGCTGAACAATTATTAA
- a CDS encoding BspA family leucine-rich repeat surface protein — protein MKKYKPTTKEELKRLVFTNNGIKLSCIDTSLITDMSDLFNKSERKDFDGIEEWDTSNVENMAYMFAYMDYNVLGQYSMTEFNSNLNNWNVSKVKNMIYMFAYCTYFNQPLNKWDVSNVENMSGMFLGAKKFNQPLNNWNVSKVKDMSDMFHSCEVFNRPLDKWDVSNVKDMSNMFNVALKFNQNINNWNVSNVEDLSKTFRYCKAFDQPLNDWDVSNVKNMQHIFSDCENFNQPLDKWDTSNVESMEFAFRACGKFNQPLNSWNMSKVTNIEHMFAFTHEFNQPLDKWDTRNVISVMLLFAYAHKFDHYESLANWNLDSLQAINIICDDKDMDKLPTRIQVYRQAFFPKADIISITKFNVKEIYELIADDKNKKVVRLKKRLESDFSSELSFVTNNYNFKTIEKAEKYAERNYNAKKYDKKLEFIKKCHVLIKDKSREVNINLIKYIYSEYLSLKKTIKKLEKIDNMVNLLDLKSFVNFTKEIYLKNQDEVITAFVYAMYGGDKALKKISELMYTIESKNLLTMISFNIESRYAQSLLYKIYINSTKSAIRKEAVEMINDLLEKINIGYTEFRLRCMPNLGFNSKGEKELNKDYKLIVNNDYTLTLFDIKNNKELKKVPQSIDKKLKEEIKELGKEVDKFINHISHILGIMLINGDILSCDLFKEVFIDNYLMNKFSSGLIWNLYDKDKNFITTFRYTSDGTYTNSENEKIKINADNFISLASPIEMDDETIDKWRKQLEDCQLSQPINQLTLIKLDKDNLKKEIKKIKNIDTSYGAFKFFAKKYEMHSNDVLEDNVTYTFTSNDGDIFTMSAKVDEDIEYDDLVNITIDFKKDKNKKEISKRFVYTFLVFIILDFRLTDLF, from the coding sequence ATGAAAAAATATAAACCAACAACAAAAGAAGAATTAAAAAGATTAGTATTCACCAACAACGGTATAAAACTTAGTTGTATTGATACAAGTCTTATTACAGATATGAGCGACCTTTTTAATAAAAGTGAAAGAAAAGATTTTGATGGCATAGAAGAGTGGGATACTTCTAATGTTGAGAATATGGCTTATATGTTTGCATATATGGACTACAATGTTTTGGGACAATATTCAATGACAGAGTTTAATTCTAATTTAAATAATTGGAATGTATCAAAAGTGAAAAACATGATTTATATGTTTGCTTATTGTACATATTTTAATCAGCCTTTAAATAAATGGGACGTTTCAAATGTGGAAAATATGTCTGGCATGTTTTTGGGTGCTAAAAAGTTTAATCAGCCTTTAAATAATTGGAATGTATCTAAAGTGAAAGATATGAGCGATATGTTTCATAGCTGTGAAGTATTTAATAGACCTTTGGACAAATGGGATGTTTCTAATGTTAAAGATATGTCTAATATGTTTAATGTGGCTTTGAAATTTAATCAGAATATAAATAATTGGAATGTATCTAATGTTGAAGATTTATCAAAGACGTTTCGTTATTGTAAAGCTTTTGATCAGCCTCTTAATGATTGGGACGTATCTAATGTGAAAAATATGCAACATATATTTTCGGACTGTGAAAATTTTAATCAGCCTTTAGATAAATGGGATACTTCTAATGTTGAAAGTATGGAATTTGCATTTAGAGCATGCGGTAAATTTAATCAGCCTTTAAATAGCTGGAATATGTCTAAAGTAACAAATATAGAGCATATGTTTGCTTTTACACACGAATTTAATCAGCCTCTTGATAAATGGGATACAAGAAATGTCATTAGTGTAATGCTGTTGTTTGCCTATGCACACAAGTTTGATCATTATGAATCTTTAGCAAATTGGAATTTAGACAGTTTACAAGCTATAAATATAATTTGTGATGATAAGGATATGGATAAATTACCTACAAGAATTCAAGTATATAGGCAGGCATTTTTTCCTAAGGCCGATATTATAAGTATAACAAAATTTAATGTTAAAGAAATATATGAGCTTATTGCAGATGATAAAAATAAAAAAGTTGTAAGATTGAAAAAAAGACTTGAAAGTGATTTCTCATCAGAGCTTTCATTTGTTACAAATAATTATAATTTCAAAACTATAGAAAAAGCAGAAAAGTATGCTGAAAGAAATTACAATGCTAAAAAATATGATAAGAAACTTGAATTTATAAAAAAGTGCCATGTATTAATAAAAGATAAATCAAGAGAAGTGAATATAAATCTTATAAAGTATATATATTCAGAATATTTGTCTTTAAAGAAAACTATTAAAAAATTAGAAAAAATTGATAATATGGTTAATTTGCTTGATTTAAAATCATTTGTGAATTTTACTAAAGAGATTTATTTAAAAAATCAAGATGAAGTTATCACTGCTTTTGTTTATGCTATGTACGGAGGAGATAAAGCTTTAAAGAAAATATCAGAATTAATGTATACTATTGAATCAAAAAATCTCCTTACAATGATAAGCTTCAATATAGAAAGCAGATATGCTCAGAGTTTATTATATAAAATATATATAAATTCAACTAAAAGTGCAATTCGTAAAGAAGCAGTAGAAATGATTAATGACTTACTTGAAAAAATTAATATAGGCTATACTGAATTTAGATTAAGATGTATGCCTAATTTGGGATTTAATTCTAAAGGTGAAAAAGAATTAAATAAAGATTATAAATTAATTGTCAATAATGATTATACTTTAACTTTATTCGATATAAAAAATAATAAAGAATTAAAAAAAGTACCTCAAAGTATTGATAAAAAATTAAAAGAAGAAATAAAAGAATTAGGTAAAGAAGTAGATAAGTTTATTAATCATATCTCACATATTTTAGGTATTATGTTAATAAACGGCGATATATTAAGCTGCGATTTATTTAAAGAAGTTTTTATTGATAATTATTTAATGAATAAATTTAGTTCTGGTTTAATATGGAACTTGTATGATAAAGATAAAAACTTTATAACAACTTTCAGATATACAAGCGATGGAACTTATACAAATTCTGAAAATGAAAAAATAAAAATTAATGCTGATAATTTTATAAGTTTGGCAAGTCCTATAGAAATGGACGATGAAACTATAGATAAATGGAGAAAACAGCTTGAAGATTGCCAATTATCACAGCCTATAAATCAATTAACACTTATAAAATTAGATAAAGATAATTTGAAAAAAGAAATAAAAAAGATAAAAAATATAGATACAAGCTACGGAGCTTTTAAATTCTTTGCTAAAAAATATGAAATGCATAGCAATGATGTATTAGAAGATAATGTAACATATACATTTACATCAAATGATGGAGATATTTTTACAATGTCTGCAAAAGTTGATGAGGATATAGAATATGATGATTTAGTAAATATTACTATCGATTTTAAAAAAGATAAAAATAAAAAAGAAATAAGTAAAAGATTTGTTTATACATTTTTAGTATTTATCATTTTGGATTTTAGACTTACAGATTTATTTTAA
- a CDS encoding BspA family leucine-rich repeat surface protein: MNKHKPAAKEELKKLVFTDGIKLSDVDTSLITDISELFQKSERKDFEGIEDWDTSNVENMSWMFRECLSFNQPLDKWDTSNVTNMSGMFSLAKTFNQNINNWNVSKVEDMSYMFNACGSFNQPLNNWDVSNVKTMEAMFHSAISFNQPLDKWNTSKVENMHDMFCRCKQFNQPLNSWNVSNVKTMESMFYSADSFNQPLDKWNTKRLSKMYSMFKYTDSYDSYDSLANWDLSKVSDISDFCSNYERFYEKLPLRLRVYMQAFYGSHKVYVPIENNEEYDDDFISEEYDLVSRDYITITKENVKEVYNAILKDTNKKVMALKKKLETEFSEELSSVTDDYNFKTIEEAEKYVENNYNKKDDKKVSFISNYKVLIKGKSREVENKVLKYIYLEYLVLKRDVKKLTQIDNIVNLLDKESFIEFIKNIYNETNKETSAFIYGIYGGDKAVKNIYKKEKDTKLSLLIIKLNIESKYALRLLYEIYSSTKKSEIRYEAYNLIEEVIKKMNISYEEFELRFSPDFSFNSQGERLLNEDYKLILNGDYSLSLFDIKNNKELKKIPQNFNEDLKDEITKLRKKIPSFMKDTSSLLAILLASGEKYNYDVFKDVFIDNAMMNRFASSFIWNLYDNNNNFITTFRYSGDGSYSNCEDEEVKIDDNSFVSLASPVEMDEHTIDKWRKQLEDYEIAQPLQQLTVIKLDKDNLKSEIEKIDNSEIAYGTFKAFGARYEMYSEYIGYDVVKSYSLKTKNGDTFTIDADVNSKTDFHDRVKINIYFDNENGEEVSKRFIYTLLVLMIWDFRLTDLF, encoded by the coding sequence ATGAATAAACATAAACCAGCAGCAAAAGAAGAACTTAAAAAATTAGTATTTACTGACGGTATAAAACTTAGCGATGTAGATACAAGCCTTATTACAGATATTAGTGAACTTTTTCAGAAAAGTGAAAGAAAAGATTTTGAAGGCATAGAGGACTGGGATACTTCTAATGTTGAAAATATGTCTTGGATGTTTAGAGAATGTTTAAGTTTTAATCAGCCTTTAGACAAATGGGATACTTCTAATGTTACAAATATGAGCGGTATGTTTAGTCTTGCTAAAACTTTTAATCAGAATATAAATAATTGGAATGTTAGTAAAGTTGAAGATATGAGTTATATGTTTAATGCATGTGGCTCTTTTAATCAGCCTCTTAATAATTGGGACGTATCCAATGTAAAAACTATGGAGGCTATGTTTCATTCCGCCATTTCTTTTAATCAGCCTTTAGATAAATGGAATACTTCAAAAGTTGAAAACATGCATGATATGTTTTGCCGATGTAAACAATTTAATCAGCCTTTAAATAGCTGGAATGTATCCAATGTAAAAACTATGGAATCTATGTTTTATTCTGCCGATTCTTTTAATCAGCCGCTTGATAAATGGAATACAAAAAGATTAAGTAAAATGTACTCAATGTTTAAATATACTGACAGTTATGACTCTTATGACTCATTAGCAAATTGGGATTTAAGTAAAGTATCAGATATTAGTGATTTCTGTTCTAACTATGAAAGATTCTATGAAAAATTGCCTTTAAGACTTAGAGTATATATGCAGGCATTTTATGGTTCTCACAAAGTTTATGTACCTATAGAAAATAATGAAGAATATGATGATGATTTTATATCAGAAGAATATGATTTAGTATCAAGAGATTATATAACTATCACAAAAGAGAATGTCAAAGAAGTATATAATGCAATATTAAAAGATACAAATAAAAAAGTTATGGCATTAAAAAAGAAATTAGAAACAGAGTTTAGTGAAGAACTTTCATCTGTTACTGATGATTATAATTTCAAAACTATAGAAGAAGCAGAAAAGTATGTGGAAAACAATTATAATAAAAAAGATGATAAGAAGGTAAGCTTTATAAGTAATTATAAGGTTTTGATAAAGGGTAAATCAAGAGAAGTTGAAAATAAAGTTTTAAAATATATATATTTAGAGTATTTGGTTCTAAAAAGAGATGTTAAAAAATTAACACAAATTGACAATATAGTTAATTTACTTGATAAAGAATCATTTATAGAGTTTATCAAAAATATTTATAATGAAACGAATAAAGAAACCTCTGCTTTTATTTACGGAATATATGGAGGAGATAAAGCCGTAAAAAATATATATAAAAAAGAAAAAGATACTAAACTTTCACTTTTAATAATTAAATTAAATATAGAAAGCAAATATGCACTTAGATTATTATATGAAATATATTCAAGTACAAAAAAATCTGAAATACGTTATGAAGCTTATAATCTAATTGAGGAAGTGATTAAAAAAATGAATATTAGCTATGAGGAGTTTGAATTAAGATTTTCTCCTGATTTCAGCTTTAATTCTCAAGGTGAGAGACTATTAAATGAAGATTATAAATTAATTTTGAATGGTGATTATTCTTTGAGTCTTTTTGATATAAAAAATAATAAAGAATTAAAAAAGATTCCTCAAAACTTTAATGAAGATTTAAAAGATGAAATAACAAAGTTAAGAAAAAAAATTCCTTCTTTTATGAAAGATACTTCTTCTCTTTTAGCGATTTTATTAGCAAGCGGAGAGAAATACAATTATGATGTATTCAAAGATGTTTTCATTGATAATGCTATGATGAATAGATTTGCTTCATCTTTTATATGGAATTTATATGATAATAACAATAATTTCATAACTACTTTCAGATATTCAGGCGACGGAAGTTATTCAAACTGTGAAGATGAAGAAGTAAAAATTGATGATAATAGTTTTGTAAGTTTGGCAAGCCCTGTAGAAATGGACGAACACACTATAGATAAATGGAGAAAGCAGCTTGAAGATTATGAAATAGCACAGCCTTTACAGCAATTAACTGTTATAAAATTAGATAAAGATAATTTGAAAAGTGAAATAGAAAAAATAGATAATTCAGAAATAGCCTATGGTACTTTTAAGGCTTTTGGTGCAAGATATGAAATGTATTCTGAGTATATAGGATACGATGTCGTTAAAAGCTATTCATTAAAAACAAAGAATGGAGATACTTTTACTATAGATGCAGATGTTAATTCTAAAACCGATTTTCATGACAGAGTAAAAATTAATATTTATTTTGATAATGAAAATGGTGAAGAGGTGAGTAAAAGATTTATTTATACTTTATTGGTATTAATGATTTGGGATTTTAGACTTACAGATTTATTTTGA
- a CDS encoding BspA family leucine-rich repeat surface protein: MKKYKPETKEELEKLVYTDGIKLYDVDTSLITDMSELFYKSSRKDFEGIEDWDVSNVEDMSYMFAYMSYDSFESRSKAKFNRNLNNWNVSKVKHMSFMFYYCHDFNQPLDKWDVSNVEDMFRMFDNCKKFNQPLNSWNVSNVTNMSGMFQVAESFNQPLDKWDVSNVTTMRAMFNYAKAFNQDISNWNVSKVEDMGYMFSICVNFNQPLNDWDVSKVKTMEGMFRSAFKFNQPLDKWDTSKVENMNEMFSQCDSFNQPLNSWNVSNVKTMESMFRSTEAFNQPLDKWNTKKLKTMFGMFDFAKGYNCFDSLSKWDLNKVSEMSNLCFEKYEELPLKIKAYLQAFYGSYKDYLTITKENVKEVYDLISKDTNKKILSLKKRLESEFSEELSSVTDNYNFKTIEEAEKYVEDNYNKKDDKKVSFINDYKVLIKDKSREVENKVLKYIYLEYLLLKRDVKRLMQVDNIVNLLDKESFINFAKNIYEETNKETAAFIYAIYGGDEAIKDIYKKEHDTKLSLIIIKLNIESKYALRLLYEIYSNTKKSEVRYEAYNLIEEVMKKMDISYNEFQLRYSSDFGFDSKGEKTLNKNYKLILNSDYSLRLFDINNNKELKRLPQNFDEDLKEEVTKLRKEIPSFMKDTSSALAILLASGEKYSYDVFKEVFIDNAMMNRFASSLIWNLYDKDDNFITTFRYSGDGSYSNCEDEEVKIDDNTFIGLASPVEMDDDTINKWRKQLEDYEIAQPLQQLTVIKLDKDNLKNEVEKIDNLEIAYGTFEAFGARYEMYSEYIGYDVVKSYSLKTKNGDTFTIDADVDSNTDFHDRVKIDIYFDNENGEEVSKRFIYTLLVLMIWDFRLTDLF, from the coding sequence ATGAAGAAATATAAACCTGAAACAAAAGAAGAATTAGAAAAATTAGTATATACTGATGGAATAAAACTCTATGATGTAGATACAAGCCTTATTACTGATATGAGCGAACTTTTTTATAAAAGCAGCAGAAAGGATTTTGAAGGCATAGAAGACTGGGACGTTTCAAATGTTGAGGATATGTCATATATGTTTGCATATATGAGTTATGATAGTTTTGAAAGCCGTTCTAAAGCTAAGTTTAATCGTAATCTTAATAATTGGAATGTATCCAAAGTTAAGCATATGAGTTTTATGTTTTATTATTGTCATGATTTTAATCAGCCTTTAGATAAATGGGACGTTTCTAATGTTGAGGATATGTTTAGAATGTTTGATAATTGTAAAAAATTCAATCAGCCTTTAAATAGTTGGAATGTATCCAATGTAACAAATATGAGCGGTATGTTCCAGGTAGCAGAAAGTTTTAATCAGCCTTTAGACAAATGGGACGTTTCTAATGTTACAACTATGAGAGCTATGTTTAATTATGCTAAAGCGTTTAATCAAGATATAAGCAATTGGAATGTTAGTAAAGTTGAAGATATGGGTTATATGTTTAGTATATGTGTTAATTTTAATCAGCCTCTTAATGATTGGGACGTATCTAAAGTAAAAACTATGGAGGGTATGTTTAGAAGTGCTTTTAAATTCAATCAGCCTTTAGATAAATGGGATACTTCAAAGGTTGAAAATATGAATGAGATGTTTAGTCAATGTGACAGCTTTAATCAGCCTTTAAATAGCTGGAATGTATCCAATGTAAAAACTATGGAATCTATGTTTCGCAGTACTGAAGCTTTTAATCAGCCTCTTGATAAATGGAATACAAAAAAATTAAAAACAATGTTTGGAATGTTTGACTTTGCTAAAGGTTATAATTGTTTTGATTCATTATCAAAATGGGATTTAAATAAAGTATCAGAAATGAGTAATTTATGCTTTGAAAAGTATGAAGAACTGCCTTTAAAAATCAAAGCGTATCTTCAGGCATTTTATGGTTCTTATAAAGATTATTTAACTATTACAAAAGAGAATGTAAAAGAAGTATATGATTTAATATCAAAAGATACAAATAAAAAAATTTTGTCATTAAAAAAGAGATTAGAAAGCGAGTTTAGTGAAGAACTTTCATCTGTTACGGATAATTATAATTTCAAAACTATAGAAGAAGCAGAAAAATATGTTGAAGATAATTATAATAAAAAAGATGATAAAAAGGTGAGCTTTATAAATGATTATAAGGTTTTGATAAAAGATAAATCAAGAGAAGTTGAAAATAAAGTTTTAAAATATATATATTTGGAATATTTGCTTCTTAAAAGAGATGTTAAAAGATTAATGCAGGTTGACAATATCGTTAATTTACTTGATAAAGAATCGTTTATAAATTTTGCTAAAAATATCTATGAGGAAACTAATAAAGAAACAGCTGCTTTTATATATGCTATATACGGAGGAGATGAGGCCATAAAAGATATATATAAAAAAGAACATGACACAAAACTTTCACTTATAATAATTAAATTAAATATAGAAAGTAAATATGCACTTAGATTATTATATGAAATATATTCAAATACAAAAAAATCTGAAGTTCGTTATGAGGCTTATAATTTAATTGAGGAAGTTATGAAAAAAATGGATATTAGTTATAATGAATTCCAATTAAGATATTCATCTGATTTCGGATTTGATTCTAAAGGGGAAAAAACGTTGAATAAAAATTATAAATTAATTTTGAATAGTGATTATTCTTTGAGGCTTTTTGATATAAATAATAATAAAGAATTAAAAAGGCTTCCCCAAAACTTTGATGAAGATTTAAAAGAAGAAGTAACAAAATTAAGAAAAGAAATTCCTTCTTTTATGAAAGATACTTCTTCTGCTTTAGCTATTTTATTAGCAAGCGGAGAGAAATACAGTTATGATGTATTCAAAGAGGTTTTTATTGATAATGCTATGATGAATAGATTTGCTTCATCTTTGATATGGAATCTATATGATAAAGATGATAATTTTATAACTACTTTCAGATATTCAGGCGACGGAAGTTATTCAAATTGTGAAGATGAAGAAGTAAAAATTGATGATAATACTTTTATAGGTTTGGCAAGCCCTGTAGAAATGGACGATGACACTATAAATAAATGGAGAAAGCAGCTTGAAGATTATGAAATAGCACAGCCTTTACAGCAATTAACTGTCATAAAATTAGATAAAGATAATTTGAAAAACGAAGTAGAAAAAATAGATAATTTAGAAATAGCTTATGGTACTTTCGAGGCTTTTGGTGCAAGATATGAAATGTATTCTGAGTATATAGGATATGATGTCGTTAAAAGCTATTCATTAAAAACAAAGAATGGAGATACTTTTACTATAGATGCTGATGTTGATTCCAATACTGATTTTCATGATAGAGTAAAAATTGATATTTATTTTGATAATGAAAATGGTGAAGAGGTGAGTAAAAGATTTATCTATACTTTATTAGTATTAATGATTTGGGATTTTAGACTTACAGATTTATTTTAA